The Elgaria multicarinata webbii isolate HBS135686 ecotype San Diego chromosome 4, rElgMul1.1.pri, whole genome shotgun sequence genome contains a region encoding:
- the RNF8 gene encoding E3 ubiquitin-protein ligase RNF8 isoform X1 — protein MAECFGGDGKDSHPSAGSGQTWCLKRVGTSEEWLLLEDGSEVTIGRGAGVTYQLMSKSCPLMISRNHCVFKQNTDGQWTVTDNKSLNGVWLNCERIDPSRANLLHEGDFIQLGVPLKHRETAEYEYTLIKEEWKNISPFLTLKNDQLTEKTKDMKGKRKISFEESEASGAEGPSNSKSKRDRVSSDNDSLGRCEGGKTELSKQPTENLDIVLLPPKPSKKEKKKNHCGTAHPEYHDLLISKDQKAPNLAQSWNGLEQIMKTLADMTKLKAMMQEKQAAVLNVRQKPKCAPKEIQVLEQELQDLQDQLCTKQEHQQQRVEQLEKTFYEEMEGAKEEQGEEKLKEQLAQVLVQHRALMEELSRSKKDFEEIIKAKDRELKETKEEKEKARAQKEEALNQMNDVLENELQCTICSEHFIEAVTLNCAHSFCSYCINEWMKRKVECPICRGTILSKTRSLVLDNCIDRMVEKLDAETRHRRLSLIRERKGKQVVPATAASDSESSSLTSTSDSESSSSSTSALDSETSSLTSVHSIMSISSYESDDFEGDSDSRPII, from the exons ATGGCGGAGTGTTTTGGCGGCGACGGCAAGGATTCTCACCCCTCAGCGGGGTCGGGGCAAACTTGGTGCCTCAAGCGAGTGGGTACGAGTGAAGAGTGGTTGCTGCTGGAGGACGGGAGTGAG gtaaCGATAGGTCGAGGAGCTGGTGTCACTTACCAGCTGATGTCAAAATCTTGTCCATTGATGATCTCTCGGAACCACTGTGTTTTCAAGCAAAATACTGATGGCCAGTGGACAGTGACAGATAACAAG AGTCTAAATGGTGTCTGGCTGAATTGTGAACGCATTGATCCATCAAGGGCCAATCTCTTACATGAAGGTGACTTTATCCAGTTAGGAGTGCCTTTAAAGCACAGAGAAACAGCTGAGTATGAATATACACTAATAAAGGAAGAATGGAAGAACATTAGTCCTTTTTTAACGCTGAAAAATGACCAGCTGACTGAGAAAACTAAGGACATGAAGGGTAAACGAAAAATAAGCTTTGAGGAATCGGAGGCATCTGGAGCAGAAGGGCCTTCCAATTCCAAATCCAAAAGAGACAGAGTATCTTCTGATAATGACTCTTTGGGGAGATGTGAGGGAGGCAAGACAGAACTGTCTAAACAACCAACAGAAAACTTGGATATAGTGCTACTTCCTCCAAAACCAagcaagaaggagaagaagaaaaatcactgTGGCACTGCTCACCCTGAATACCATGACTTACTCATCTCTAAGGACCAAAAAGCCCCAAATTTGGCACAATCTTGGAATGGTTTGGAACAAATAATGAAAACTCTGGCAGATATGACAAAGCTAAAAGCCATGATGCAGGAGAAACAAGCAGCAGTCTTGAATGTGAGACAAAAACCCAAGTGTGCTCCAAAAGAGATCCAGGTTTTGGAGCAAGAGTTGCAAGACTTACAGGACCAGTTATGCACTAAGCAGGAGCATCAGCAACAGAGAGTGGAACAGCTGGAAAAGACCTTCTACGAAGAAATGGAG GGAGCAAAAGAAGAACAAGGAGAAGAGAAACTGAAGGAACAGCTGGCGCAGGTCCTGGTGCAG CATCGTGCTTTGATGGAAGAACTGAGCCGTAGTAAAAAGGATTTTGAAGAAATAATTAAAGCCAAGGATAGAGAGTTGAAAGAGACCAAG gaggaaaaggagaaggcaaGAGCACAAAAGGAGGAGGCTTTGAACCAGATGAATGATGTACTGGAGAATGAGCTGCAGTGTACCATTTGCTCTGAACACTTTATTGAG GCTGTCACTCTAAACTGCGCACACAGCTTCTGCTCCTACTGCATCAACGAATGGATGAAGCGCAAGGTGGAGTGCCCGATATGTAGAGGGACGATATTGTCGAAGACACGGTCACTGGTTCTGGACAACTGTATCGATAGGATGGTAGAAAAGCTAGACGCTGAGACAAGGCATCGGCGCCTGTCCCTTATCCGAGAGCGAAAAG GGAAGCAGGTTGTTCCGGCGACGGCAGCATCAGACAGTGAGAGCAGTAGTCTCACTTCTACCTCGGACAGTGAgagcagtagtagtagtacctCAGCATTAGACAGCGAGACCAGCAGCCTTACGTCTGTGCACTCCATCATGTCGATAAGCAGCTATGAAAGTGATGACTTTGAGGGGGACTCCGATAGCCGACCCATCATCTGA
- the RNF8 gene encoding E3 ubiquitin-protein ligase RNF8 isoform X3, whose translation MSKSCPLMISRNHCVFKQNTDGQWTVTDNKSLNGVWLNCERIDPSRANLLHEGDFIQLGVPLKHRETAEYEYTLIKEEWKNISPFLTLKNDQLTEKTKDMKGKRKISFEESEASGAEGPSNSKSKRDRVSSDNDSLGRCEGGKTELSKQPTENLDIVLLPPKPSKKEKKKNHCGTAHPEYHDLLISKDQKAPNLAQSWNGLEQIMKTLADMTKLKAMMQEKQAAVLNVRQKPKCAPKEIQVLEQELQDLQDQLCTKQEHQQQRVEQLEKTFYEEMEGAKEEQGEEKLKEQLAQVLVQHRALMEELSRSKKDFEEIIKAKDRELKETKEEKEKARAQKEEALNQMNDVLENELQCTICSEHFIEAVTLNCAHSFCSYCINEWMKRKVECPICRGTILSKTRSLVLDNCIDRMVEKLDAETRHRRLSLIRERKGKQVVPATAASDSESSSLTSTSDSESSSSSTSALDSETSSLTSVHSIMSISSYESDDFEGDSDSRPII comes from the exons ATGTCAAAATCTTGTCCATTGATGATCTCTCGGAACCACTGTGTTTTCAAGCAAAATACTGATGGCCAGTGGACAGTGACAGATAACAAG AGTCTAAATGGTGTCTGGCTGAATTGTGAACGCATTGATCCATCAAGGGCCAATCTCTTACATGAAGGTGACTTTATCCAGTTAGGAGTGCCTTTAAAGCACAGAGAAACAGCTGAGTATGAATATACACTAATAAAGGAAGAATGGAAGAACATTAGTCCTTTTTTAACGCTGAAAAATGACCAGCTGACTGAGAAAACTAAGGACATGAAGGGTAAACGAAAAATAAGCTTTGAGGAATCGGAGGCATCTGGAGCAGAAGGGCCTTCCAATTCCAAATCCAAAAGAGACAGAGTATCTTCTGATAATGACTCTTTGGGGAGATGTGAGGGAGGCAAGACAGAACTGTCTAAACAACCAACAGAAAACTTGGATATAGTGCTACTTCCTCCAAAACCAagcaagaaggagaagaagaaaaatcactgTGGCACTGCTCACCCTGAATACCATGACTTACTCATCTCTAAGGACCAAAAAGCCCCAAATTTGGCACAATCTTGGAATGGTTTGGAACAAATAATGAAAACTCTGGCAGATATGACAAAGCTAAAAGCCATGATGCAGGAGAAACAAGCAGCAGTCTTGAATGTGAGACAAAAACCCAAGTGTGCTCCAAAAGAGATCCAGGTTTTGGAGCAAGAGTTGCAAGACTTACAGGACCAGTTATGCACTAAGCAGGAGCATCAGCAACAGAGAGTGGAACAGCTGGAAAAGACCTTCTACGAAGAAATGGAG GGAGCAAAAGAAGAACAAGGAGAAGAGAAACTGAAGGAACAGCTGGCGCAGGTCCTGGTGCAG CATCGTGCTTTGATGGAAGAACTGAGCCGTAGTAAAAAGGATTTTGAAGAAATAATTAAAGCCAAGGATAGAGAGTTGAAAGAGACCAAG gaggaaaaggagaaggcaaGAGCACAAAAGGAGGAGGCTTTGAACCAGATGAATGATGTACTGGAGAATGAGCTGCAGTGTACCATTTGCTCTGAACACTTTATTGAG GCTGTCACTCTAAACTGCGCACACAGCTTCTGCTCCTACTGCATCAACGAATGGATGAAGCGCAAGGTGGAGTGCCCGATATGTAGAGGGACGATATTGTCGAAGACACGGTCACTGGTTCTGGACAACTGTATCGATAGGATGGTAGAAAAGCTAGACGCTGAGACAAGGCATCGGCGCCTGTCCCTTATCCGAGAGCGAAAAG GGAAGCAGGTTGTTCCGGCGACGGCAGCATCAGACAGTGAGAGCAGTAGTCTCACTTCTACCTCGGACAGTGAgagcagtagtagtagtacctCAGCATTAGACAGCGAGACCAGCAGCCTTACGTCTGTGCACTCCATCATGTCGATAAGCAGCTATGAAAGTGATGACTTTGAGGGGGACTCCGATAGCCGACCCATCATCTGA
- the RNF8 gene encoding E3 ubiquitin-protein ligase RNF8 isoform X2: protein MAECFGGDGKDSHPSAGSGQTWCLKRVGTSEEWLLLEDGSEVTIGRGAGVTYQLMSKSCPLMISRNHCVFKQNTDGQWTVTDNKSLNGVWLNCERIDPSRANLLHEGDFIQLGVPLKHRETAEYEYTLIKEEWKNISPFLTLKNDQLTEKTKDMKGKRKISFEESEASGAEGPSNSKSKRDRVSSDNDSLGRCEGGKTELSKQPTENLDIVLLPPKPSKKEKKKNHCGTAHPEYHDLLISKDQKAPNLAQSWNGLEQIMKTLADMTKLKAMMQEKQAAVLNVRQKPKCAPKEIQVLEQELQDLQDQLCTKQEHQQQRVEQLEKTFYEEMEGAKEEQGEEKLKEQLAQVLVQHRALMEELSRSKKDFEEIIKAKDRELKETKEEKEKARAQKEEALNQMNDVLENELQCTICSEHFIEAVTLNCAHSFCSYCINEWMKRKVECPICRGTILSKTRSLVLDNCIDRMVEKLDAETRHRRLSLIRERKGEREAGCSGDGSIRQ from the exons ATGGCGGAGTGTTTTGGCGGCGACGGCAAGGATTCTCACCCCTCAGCGGGGTCGGGGCAAACTTGGTGCCTCAAGCGAGTGGGTACGAGTGAAGAGTGGTTGCTGCTGGAGGACGGGAGTGAG gtaaCGATAGGTCGAGGAGCTGGTGTCACTTACCAGCTGATGTCAAAATCTTGTCCATTGATGATCTCTCGGAACCACTGTGTTTTCAAGCAAAATACTGATGGCCAGTGGACAGTGACAGATAACAAG AGTCTAAATGGTGTCTGGCTGAATTGTGAACGCATTGATCCATCAAGGGCCAATCTCTTACATGAAGGTGACTTTATCCAGTTAGGAGTGCCTTTAAAGCACAGAGAAACAGCTGAGTATGAATATACACTAATAAAGGAAGAATGGAAGAACATTAGTCCTTTTTTAACGCTGAAAAATGACCAGCTGACTGAGAAAACTAAGGACATGAAGGGTAAACGAAAAATAAGCTTTGAGGAATCGGAGGCATCTGGAGCAGAAGGGCCTTCCAATTCCAAATCCAAAAGAGACAGAGTATCTTCTGATAATGACTCTTTGGGGAGATGTGAGGGAGGCAAGACAGAACTGTCTAAACAACCAACAGAAAACTTGGATATAGTGCTACTTCCTCCAAAACCAagcaagaaggagaagaagaaaaatcactgTGGCACTGCTCACCCTGAATACCATGACTTACTCATCTCTAAGGACCAAAAAGCCCCAAATTTGGCACAATCTTGGAATGGTTTGGAACAAATAATGAAAACTCTGGCAGATATGACAAAGCTAAAAGCCATGATGCAGGAGAAACAAGCAGCAGTCTTGAATGTGAGACAAAAACCCAAGTGTGCTCCAAAAGAGATCCAGGTTTTGGAGCAAGAGTTGCAAGACTTACAGGACCAGTTATGCACTAAGCAGGAGCATCAGCAACAGAGAGTGGAACAGCTGGAAAAGACCTTCTACGAAGAAATGGAG GGAGCAAAAGAAGAACAAGGAGAAGAGAAACTGAAGGAACAGCTGGCGCAGGTCCTGGTGCAG CATCGTGCTTTGATGGAAGAACTGAGCCGTAGTAAAAAGGATTTTGAAGAAATAATTAAAGCCAAGGATAGAGAGTTGAAAGAGACCAAG gaggaaaaggagaaggcaaGAGCACAAAAGGAGGAGGCTTTGAACCAGATGAATGATGTACTGGAGAATGAGCTGCAGTGTACCATTTGCTCTGAACACTTTATTGAG GCTGTCACTCTAAACTGCGCACACAGCTTCTGCTCCTACTGCATCAACGAATGGATGAAGCGCAAGGTGGAGTGCCCGATATGTAGAGGGACGATATTGTCGAAGACACGGTCACTGGTTCTGGACAACTGTATCGATAGGATGGTAGAAAAGCTAGACGCTGAGACAAGGCATCGGCGCCTGTCCCTTATCCGAGAGCGAAAAGGTGAGAG GGAAGCAGGTTGTTCCGGCGACGGCAGCATCAGACAGTGA